From the Myripristis murdjan chromosome 14, fMyrMur1.1, whole genome shotgun sequence genome, one window contains:
- the ptrh2 gene encoding peptidyl-tRNA hydrolase 2, mitochondrial yields the protein MDSPYSPLVLGIVAGLGCGLCLGWHFRARFGKSSKSLLSAMGNGTGETSMMGEGGEFKMVLVVRNDLKMGKGKVAAQCSHAAVSAYKQVHRRNPELLKQWEYCGQPKVVVKAPDEESLIELLCHAKEEGLTVSLIQDAGRTQIAPGSRTVLGVGPGPADLVDKVTGHLKLY from the coding sequence ATGGATTCTCCATATAGCCCGCTGGTCCTGGGCATAGTGGCAGGCCTGGGCTGTGGACTTTGCCTCGGATGGCACTTCCGGGCTCGGTTTGGGAAGTCATCCAAAAGCCTCTTATCAGCCATGGGAAATGGCACTGGCGAAACAAGCATgatgggagaaggaggagagttCAAGATGGTTCTAGTGGTCCGAAATGACCTGAAGATGGGGAAAGGGAAGGTAGCCGCTCAGTGCTCCCACGCTGCTGTGTCTGCCTACAAGCAGGTGCACCGCAGAAACCCTGAGCTTCTCAAACAGTGGGAGTACTGCGGCCAGCCCAAGGTGGTGGTCAAGGCCCCCGATGAGGAAAGTCTGATCGAGCTTCTGTGCCATGCCAAAGAGGAGGGGCTTACTGTCAGCTTGATCCAGGACGCAGGACGGACACAGATCGCACCGGGATCACGCACCGTGTTGGGAGTCGGACCAGGACCCGCTGATCTAGTGGACAAAGTCACCGGACATTTGAAACTCTACTAG